CGGCTGCAGCGCGGGAAGGGCTCGACCCGCAGGTCGCCGCGGGCCTCTACGACAATCTCGTCGAGACCTCGATCGCCTACGAGTTCGAGCGTTTCGACCTGCGTACGACGCAGGTCTAGCCCGGCGGGGACTCGCCGCCCGGCAGATCGCCGGGCGGGCTGTCAGTGACCCTGTTCGGTCGAAATCTGGCTCTGCATTTCGGAGGCCTGCTTCTGGGCATCCTCGGTGGCGCGCGCCCCTTCGCGGGCGGTCATGCAGACCTTGCGCTCGCTGACCGACCTCGAGCCTTCTCGCCTGATCGCCGATTAGCGAGCACCCGCGCGCTGCAGATCGGAATGGTCTGCACCCTGAGCGGCGCCAACGTTCCATTGCGCCGCGGTCTTGCAGACCTGCTTCGGCAGCCGGCTAAGCGAGGACGCCTTGCGCTTGCAGATTTTCTTTTCCTTCACCGGCGCGACCTGCGTGGTCTCACTTGGATTCGGTTCCGGATTGGCCGAAGCCGGCGCAGCCGAGAGGGCCAGTGCGGCGACGCACAATATCTTGATCATGAACTCCCCCCCTTGGGTACAACTTTAGCCGCTGCGGTCGTATTGCTAAAGACATAGAAGCGCAACGCAATCGCGCTGCGCGGCCTAGCGCTGGCGCGGATTGGCGATCGCTCGGATCATGCCGCGTACGGCCTGGATCTCGCGGTTGGACCAGCCCGCCTTGCTGAAGATGGTCCGCATCGTGTTCTTGGTGGTCGGTACCCGGTCCGGCGGGAAATAATAGCCGGCTTTGTCCAGTTCCTCGTCGATCTGGCCGATCAGCCCGTCGAGCTGGCCCTGGGTCGCGCGCGGTTCGGCCTCGTCGGCGTCGGTCGGCATGGCGAGCGCCTGGTGCTTGGACCATTCGTAGGCGACCAGGATCACCGCCTGGGCGAGGTTGAGTGAACGGAATTCCGGATTGATCGGCACGGTGACGATCTTCTGTGCCACGGCCACCTCGTCGGTCTCGAGGCCGGCCCGCTCGGCGCCGAACAGGATCGCGGAGGCTCCGGCCTGGCCGTTGATCTCCCGCGCGGCTTCCTCGGGCGTCACGACAGGGACCACGAGGCCGCGTTTGCGCACGGTGGTCGCGTAGACGAACGGGCAGTCAGCGACCGCCTCGGCAACGCTGTCGAACACCCGCGCATGTTCGAGCACCTGGTCGGCTCCCGATGCGGCGGGCGCCGCGGCCGGATTGGGCCAGCCGTCGCGCGGCGTCACCAGCCGGAGATCGGTGAGGCCGAAATTGAGCATCGCCCGCGCCGCCTTGCCGATATTCTCGCCAAGCTGCGGCCGGACCAGGATGATCGCCGGGGCGGTCACGCCTTGCCGGCCTCGCTGATCGTGCCCGCTATGTCCTCGAAATCCTTGGGCTCGCGGAAGTCCTTGTAAACGCTCGCGAAGCGTATGTAGGCGACGGTGTCGAGTGCTTTCAGGCCCTCCATGACCATCTCGCCGATCCGGTGCGACGCAATTTCGCTCTCGCCGCTCGTCTCGAGCTGGCGCTGGATCGAGGAGAGCAGGCGTTCGATCCGCTCGGGCGCGACCGGGCGCTTGCGCAGGGCGATCGACAGCGAGCGCTCGAGCTTGGAACGGTCGAACGGCTCGCGCCTGTTCTCCGATTTCACCACGGTGAGTTCACGCAACTGCACGCGCTCGAACGTGGTGAAGCGGGCGCCGCAATCCTCGCACTGGCGCCGGCGTCGGATGGACGCGCCGTCCTCGGTGGGACGGCTGTCCTTAACCTGGCTGTCTTCGTGGGCGCAGAAGGGGCAGCGCAATTACCGCCCCTGATAGATCGGGAAGCGGGCGCAGAGCGCGCGGACGCGCTGCTTCACGTCGGCCTCGACGGCGGGATCGCCGGCCTCGCCATTGGTGCGCAGGCCGTCGAGCACGTCGGCGATCATGTCGCCAATCTCGCGGAATTCGGCGACGCCGAAGCCGCGCGTGGTGCCGGCCGGCGACCCGATCCGGATGCCGCTCGTCTTGAGCGGCGGCAGCGGATCGAACGGAATGCCGTTCTTGTTGCAGGTGATGGCCGAACGCTCGAGCGCCTCGTCGGCATCCTTGCCGGTGATGCCGAGCGGGCGCAGGTCGACCAAAGCAAGGTGGGTGTCGGTGCCGCCAGCGACGAGATCCGCGCCGCGTTCCTGGAGCTTGCCGGCCAGCGCCTTGGCATTGTCGATGACGGCGCGGGCATAGGTCTTGAACTCGGGCTGCAGCGCCTCGCCGAACGCGACCGCCTTGGCGGCGATGACGTGCATCAGCGGTCCGCCTTGGAGGCCCGGGAACACGGCCGAGTTGATCTTCTTGGCGATCGCCTCGTCATCGGTCAGCACCATGCCGCCGCGCGGACCGCGCAGGGTCTTGTGGGTGGTGGTGGTGACGACATGGGCGTGGCCGAACGGGGAGGGGTGCTCGCCTGCGGCGACAAGGCCGGCGAAGTGGGCCATGTCGACCATCAGGATGGCGCCGACTTCGTCAGCGATAGCACGGAAGCGGGCGAAATCGAGGTGGCGCGGATAGGCCGAGCCGCCGGCGATGATCAGGCGCGGTTTGCTCTCGCGGGCGAGGCGCTCGACCTGCTCGAAATCGACCAGATGGTCATCCTCGCGCACGCCATATTGGACGGCGTTGAACCACTTGCCCGACATGGCCGGCTTGGCGCCGTGGGTGAGGTGGCCACCCGCGTCGAGCGACATGCCGAGAATCGTGTCGCCGGGCTGGGTCAGCGCCAGCATGACGGCGCCATTGGCCTGCGCGCCCGAATGCGGCTGGACGTTGACGAAGCCGCAATTGAACAGCTTCTTGGCGCGCTCGATGGCGAGCGTCTCGACCGAATCCGACGGCGCGCAGCCCTGATAGTAGCGGCGGCCGGGATAGCCCTCGGCATATTTGTTGGTGAGGACCGAGCCCTGCGCCTCGAGGACCGCCTGCGAGACGATGTTCTCCGAAGCGATCAGCTCGATCTGGTTCTGCTGACGATCGAGCTCGGCGGCGATGGCGTCGGCCACTGCACTGTCGGCGCCGCGCAGGTCACGGGTGAAGAAGCCGTCCGGCTGCACGGCGCTGAGATCGTTGGCGGGGCGGGTGCTCATGCTTCTTCCTTCGCGAAAACGGGATTGGAGAGTTTCTGGACGCGGCGCTGGTGGCGGTCGCCGCCGAAAGCGGTGGTGAGGAACGCGTTGACGCAGTCCTTCGCCATCTCGACGCCGATCAGGCGGGCGCCCATGGCGATGACGTTCGCGTCATTATGTTCGCGGGCAAGGCGCGCGGAGAGCGGCTCGGAGACGAGCGCGGCGCGGGCCGCAGGATGGCGGTTGACGGCGATCGAGATACCGATGCCCGAGCCGCAGATGGCGACGCCCCTCGTCGCCCGGCCCGAGGCAATCGCCTCGGCGAGCTTATAGCCGTAATCGGGATAGTCGACCGAGGCTGCGCCCTCGGGCCCGAGGTCGATCACTTCATGGCCGAGGTCGCGCATGTGCGCGGCGAGGGCGGCCTTCATTTCGATGGCGGCATGATCGGATGCGATGGCGACACGCTCGGCCACGCGATACTCCACTGTTGATTGAAGCACATCCTCTAGGGGAAGAAAGCCGATTCTGCCACCTGATATTGATCTTTTTGTGGGGCCGTAGAAGCCCGACATCGGCCCAGGGCTAGGCGGCGAGCCGTAATTCCATGCGGTCCCAGATCTCGACCAAAGCGGCGGTGAGGTCGCGCATCATTTGCTCGGTATGGGCGGGGCCGGGCGTGAAGCGCAGGCGTTCGGTGCCGCGCGGCACGGTCGGGAAATTGATCGGCTGCACGTAGACGCCATATTCGGCGAGCAGGATGTCGCTGACCTTCTTGGCGCGAACCGGATCCCCCACCATCAGCGGCACGATATGCGTCGTCGACGGCATGACCGGCAGGCCGGCTTCGGCGAACATCTGCTTGAGCAAGGCGGCCGAGACCTGCTGGCCCTCGCGCTCGACGCTGGAGGCCTTGAGGTGGCGGACGCTGGCGAGCGCCCCGGCGACCAGCACCGGCGACAGCGACGTCGTGAAGATGAAGCCCGGCGCATAGGAGCGGATCACGTCGACGATCATCCTGTCGGCGGCGATATAGCCGCCCATCACGCCGAACGCCTTGCCGAGCGTGCCTTCGATGATGGTGAGGCGGTCGGCGACGCCGTCGCGCTCGGAGATGCCGCCGCCGCGCGCGCCGTACATGCCGACGGCGTGGACCTCGTCGAGATAGGTGAGGGCGTTATACTTGTCGGCGAGGTCGCAGATTGCGGCGATCGGCGCGACGTCGGCGTCCATCGAATAGACGCTCTCGAAGGCGATCAGCTTGGGCGCGTCGGGATCGGCGGCGGCGAGCAGCTCCTCGAGATGGGCAAGATCATTGTGGCGGAAGACGCGCTTCTCGCAGCCCGAATTGCGGATGCCGGCGATCATCGAGGCGTGGTTCAATTCGTCCGAGAAGATGACGCAGCCCGGCAGGATCCTGGCCAGCGTCGCCAGCGTCGCCTCGTTCGAGACATAGCCCGAGGTGAAGAGCAGGGCGCCTTCCTTGCCGTGCAGGTCGGCAAGCTCGCCCTCGAGATCGACATGATAATGGGTGTTGCCGCCGATGTTGCGGGTGCCGCCCGAGCCGGCGCCGACATCGTGCAGCGCTTCCTCCATCGCCGCGATCACCTTCGGGTTCTGGCCCATGGCGAGATAGTCGTTGGAGCACCAGACGGTGATCGGCTTCGGGCCATTATGGCCGGCAAAGCAGCGCGCATTGGGATAGGAGCCCTTGTCGCGCAGGATGTCGATGAAGACGCGATAGCGCCCCTCGGCATGCAGCCGGTCGATAGCCTGCGCGAAGATACGCTGGTAGTCCAATGGTCGTCCCCGGGGTAGCTCCGC
This portion of the Sphingomonas sp. LY54 genome encodes:
- a CDS encoding RNA methyltransferase; this translates as MTAPAIILVRPQLGENIGKAARAMLNFGLTDLRLVTPRDGWPNPAAAPAASGADQVLEHARVFDSVAEAVADCPFVYATTVRKRGLVVPVVTPEEAAREINGQAGASAILFGAERAGLETDEVAVAQKIVTVPINPEFRSLNLAQAVILVAYEWSKHQALAMPTDADEAEPRATQGQLDGLIGQIDEELDKAGYYFPPDRVPTTKNTMRTIFSKAGWSNREIQAVRGMIRAIANPRQR
- the nrdR gene encoding transcriptional regulator NrdR; translated protein: MRCPFCAHEDSQVKDSRPTEDGASIRRRRQCEDCGARFTTFERVQLRELTVVKSENRREPFDRSKLERSLSIALRKRPVAPERIERLLSSIQRQLETSGESEIASHRIGEMVMEGLKALDTVAYIRFASVYKDFREPKDFEDIAGTISEAGKA
- a CDS encoding serine hydroxymethyltransferase — encoded protein: MSTRPANDLSAVQPDGFFTRDLRGADSAVADAIAAELDRQQNQIELIASENIVSQAVLEAQGSVLTNKYAEGYPGRRYYQGCAPSDSVETLAIERAKKLFNCGFVNVQPHSGAQANGAVMLALTQPGDTILGMSLDAGGHLTHGAKPAMSGKWFNAVQYGVREDDHLVDFEQVERLARESKPRLIIAGGSAYPRHLDFARFRAIADEVGAILMVDMAHFAGLVAAGEHPSPFGHAHVVTTTTHKTLRGPRGGMVLTDDEAIAKKINSAVFPGLQGGPLMHVIAAKAVAFGEALQPEFKTYARAVIDNAKALAGKLQERGADLVAGGTDTHLALVDLRPLGITGKDADEALERSAITCNKNGIPFDPLPPLKTSGIRIGSPAGTTRGFGVAEFREIGDMIADVLDGLRTNGEAGDPAVEADVKQRVRALCARFPIYQGR
- the rpiB gene encoding ribose 5-phosphate isomerase B; this translates as MAERVAIASDHAAIEMKAALAAHMRDLGHEVIDLGPEGAASVDYPDYGYKLAEAIASGRATRGVAICGSGIGISIAVNRHPAARAALVSEPLSARLAREHNDANVIAMGARLIGVEMAKDCVNAFLTTAFGGDRHQRRVQKLSNPVFAKEEA
- the hemA gene encoding 5-aminolevulinate synthase yields the protein MDYQRIFAQAIDRLHAEGRYRVFIDILRDKGSYPNARCFAGHNGPKPITVWCSNDYLAMGQNPKVIAAMEEALHDVGAGSGGTRNIGGNTHYHVDLEGELADLHGKEGALLFTSGYVSNEATLATLARILPGCVIFSDELNHASMIAGIRNSGCEKRVFRHNDLAHLEELLAAADPDAPKLIAFESVYSMDADVAPIAAICDLADKYNALTYLDEVHAVGMYGARGGGISERDGVADRLTIIEGTLGKAFGVMGGYIAADRMIVDVIRSYAPGFIFTTSLSPVLVAGALASVRHLKASSVEREGQQVSAALLKQMFAEAGLPVMPSTTHIVPLMVGDPVRAKKVSDILLAEYGVYVQPINFPTVPRGTERLRFTPGPAHTEQMMRDLTAALVEIWDRMELRLAA